In one window of Mesorhizobium sp. B2-1-1 DNA:
- a CDS encoding GntR family transcriptional regulator, producing the protein MYDLRVHAPPRLYTQVADTIRNAIVVGELAPGERLVERTLCERMGVSRTSLREAMRELENEGLVTNLPNRGLIVSVVDPKIAKDIFDLREALEALVCRLFCENATDDHITRCRGVYDELMETYRVGVAREMIAAKTRFYDVLIAGANNSEAERMLRSIHMRASQLRMISLSDAERRKASQEELAALLDALVNRRASDAERLAKKHVRKAAQFALGMIEQLENQSVS; encoded by the coding sequence GTGTATGATCTGCGAGTCCATGCTCCGCCGCGCCTGTACACGCAGGTGGCCGATACCATCCGCAACGCCATCGTCGTCGGAGAACTGGCGCCGGGAGAGCGGCTGGTGGAGCGCACGCTTTGCGAGCGCATGGGCGTTTCACGGACGTCGCTCAGGGAAGCGATGCGCGAGCTCGAGAACGAGGGCCTGGTCACGAACCTGCCCAACCGGGGGCTTATCGTCTCTGTCGTCGATCCCAAGATCGCGAAGGACATTTTTGACCTTCGCGAGGCGCTGGAGGCGCTTGTATGCAGGTTGTTTTGCGAGAATGCGACTGACGATCATATCACGCGTTGTCGGGGCGTGTATGACGAGCTGATGGAAACCTATCGCGTCGGTGTGGCGCGCGAAATGATAGCTGCAAAGACTAGATTCTACGACGTCTTGATAGCGGGCGCGAACAATTCCGAGGCGGAACGGATGCTTCGCAGCATCCATATGCGGGCCTCACAGTTGCGCATGATTTCTCTTTCCGATGCAGAGCGGCGAAAGGCATCTCAGGAAGAGCTGGCAGCCCTGCTCGACGCCCTGGTGAACCGCAGGGCATCGGATGCCGAGCGGCTTGCAAAAAAGCATGTACGCAAAGCCGCCCAGTTCGCGCTCGGGATGATCGAACAGCTTGAAAACCAATCCGTCAGCTGA
- a CDS encoding alpha/beta fold hydrolase yields the protein MKTNPSADRRRLKARDAARPPLPAATVKENYVVAGGIRTRYFEAGSGPAVILLHGSSLAIDAWSTWHNTIPALAHDFRVLAPDLVGFGLSDAPVDGKHVPRLERRHHVSAFIEALGVTRCALVGHSEGGFIAAMLAVEKPGLVDKVVVVSSGATSPRLGGNEDHAWQAAAAAAYNVLEGCDTEEDFLRTNARLSTKNPPEFVELLKKNYRLACESGQLERFKQAARKKDDTEYTQIQEDHLLPHLPTMHAKLFIAWSGCDETVPVARGIKLLERAPQADMHIFANAAHMVMIDRPREFNGVVRDWLGS from the coding sequence TTGAAAACCAATCCGTCAGCTGATCGGCGGCGCTTGAAAGCGCGAGACGCCGCCCGTCCGCCGCTACCTGCGGCGACGGTGAAGGAGAATTATGTCGTGGCGGGCGGCATCCGTACGCGCTATTTCGAAGCTGGCAGCGGACCGGCCGTGATCCTTCTGCACGGCTCGTCACTGGCGATCGATGCCTGGTCCACCTGGCACAACACCATCCCGGCACTCGCGCATGACTTCCGGGTGCTGGCGCCCGATCTGGTCGGCTTCGGTCTCTCGGATGCGCCGGTGGACGGGAAACACGTTCCCCGCCTCGAAAGGCGGCATCACGTTTCAGCCTTCATCGAAGCGCTCGGCGTCACCCGATGCGCGCTCGTCGGCCATTCCGAAGGCGGTTTCATCGCGGCAATGCTCGCCGTTGAAAAGCCGGGTCTGGTCGATAAGGTGGTCGTCGTGAGCAGCGGTGCGACCTCCCCGCGCCTCGGCGGAAATGAGGACCACGCTTGGCAGGCAGCAGCGGCAGCAGCGTATAATGTGCTCGAGGGATGCGACACCGAGGAAGACTTTCTGCGAACCAATGCGAGGCTAAGCACGAAGAATCCGCCGGAGTTCGTGGAGCTGCTAAAAAAGAACTATCGCCTGGCCTGCGAGTCCGGTCAGTTGGAGCGCTTCAAGCAGGCTGCCCGGAAAAAGGACGACACCGAATATACCCAGATCCAGGAGGACCATCTCCTTCCGCATTTGCCCACCATGCACGCCAAGCTGTTCATAGCCTGGTCAGGTTGCGACGAAACCGTGCCGGTGGCGCGCGGCATCAAGCTGCTGGAACGCGCGCCGCAAGCCGACATGCACATTTTCGCCAATGCCGCTCACATGGTCATGATCGATCGCCCACGCGAATTCAACGGAGTTGTCCGGGACTGGCTTGGCAGCTAG
- a CDS encoding metallophosphoesterase family protein: MGIGRRTRWEVQYAGPSRFNRVSLSCGRRRVLDLKIRRRRHTFTCKGKSASGFRRFFQNDEINAARPAKVPERPMTRIVQISDTHLSPGKRHFHANSQPLLDWLKESDADLVIHTGDVTVDGADVEEDMSYCAEMMDSIGLPYLAVPGNHDVGEPKHLYQPVNAERLARWRRHFGPDWWHRDIEGWRLIGLDSMLFGSDEPAETEQIAWLENAMREASGRRIGWFTHRPLFIGEPTEGDVGYWAPTPEPRAQLLDMVRRYDVAFVASGHLHKLYDRQLGGVRYLWGPSSGFLVEAHLQPEGMAGEATLGVLVYDFSGSDFTVRPHEIPGLTPFFIGDVVHEVYPPR, translated from the coding sequence ATGGGCATCGGACGGAGAACACGATGGGAGGTTCAATATGCCGGTCCAAGCCGTTTCAACCGAGTGAGCCTTTCCTGCGGGAGACGCCGCGTCCTGGACCTAAAAATCCGACGTCGTCGTCACACCTTCACATGCAAGGGAAAGAGTGCATCCGGCTTCAGGCGCTTTTTTCAAAACGACGAGATCAACGCCGCGAGACCGGCAAAGGTTCCAGAACGTCCGATGACGCGAATAGTGCAGATTTCCGATACCCATCTCAGCCCTGGCAAGCGACATTTCCATGCCAACAGCCAGCCGCTCCTCGACTGGCTGAAGGAAAGCGATGCCGACCTCGTTATCCATACAGGCGACGTCACCGTGGATGGCGCCGATGTCGAGGAGGACATGAGCTATTGCGCCGAGATGATGGACTCCATCGGACTGCCCTATCTCGCCGTGCCGGGCAATCACGACGTGGGCGAGCCCAAGCATCTCTATCAGCCAGTCAACGCAGAACGCCTGGCCCGCTGGCGACGTCATTTCGGGCCGGACTGGTGGCATCGCGACATCGAGGGCTGGCGCCTGATCGGACTCGATTCGATGCTGTTCGGCAGCGACGAGCCGGCCGAAACGGAGCAGATCGCGTGGCTGGAAAACGCCATGCGCGAAGCGTCCGGGCGCCGGATCGGCTGGTTCACCCATCGCCCGCTCTTCATCGGCGAGCCGACCGAAGGCGACGTTGGATACTGGGCGCCCACTCCCGAGCCTCGCGCGCAACTGCTCGACATGGTGCGCCGCTACGACGTGGCCTTCGTGGCCAGCGGCCACCTGCACAAACTCTACGATCGTCAACTCGGCGGCGTGCGGTACCTGTGGGGGCCGTCGTCCGGCTTCCTCGTCGAGGCGCACTTGCAGCCGGAAGGGATGGCCGGAGAAGCCACCTTGGGCGTGCTCGTCTACGACTTTTCCGGGTCCGATTTCACCGTGCGGCCTCATGAAATTCCGGGCCTCACACCCTTTTTCATCGGTGATGTCGTGCATGAGGTCTATCCACCGAGATAG
- a CDS encoding IS630 family transposase (programmed frameshift), producing the protein MTRALSNDLRERAVAAVVDGETCRAVASRFGVAVSSVVKWSQRYRATGSVAPGKMGGHRKRVLEPHRAFIVERINQTSELTLHRLKDELDARGIKVSHNTVWLFLRREGLSFKKTLFALEQARADIARRRQRWRSWQTGLDPQCLVFIDETWIKTNMAPLRGWGPKGKRLRGLAPHGHWRTLTFLGALRWDRLTAPCVFDGPINGQCFRAYVEQLITVLKPGDIVVMDNLGSHKSAAIRQMIKAAGARLWYLPPYSPDLNPIEQAFAKIKHWMRQAQKRTIEDTWRHIGHLVETIEAAECRNYFENAGYASVKI; encoded by the exons ATGACGCGAGCGCTTTCAAATGATCTTCGTGAGCGTGCAGTAGCGGCAGTTGTCGACGGGGAGACCTGCCGTGCGGTTGCCTCGCGCTTTGGCGTTGCGGTTTCCTCTGTGGTGAAGTGGTCGCAGCGTTACCGTGCCACCGGCTCGGTGGCGCCGGGCAAGATGGGCGGACACCGTAAGCGCGTTCTGGAGCCCCATCGGGCTTTCATTGTGGAGCGGATCAATCAGACCTCTGAACTGACGCTGCATCGGCTGAAGGACGAGTTGGATGCGCGCGGGATCAAGGTCTCGCACAATACGGTGTGGCTGTTCTTGAGGCGCGAGGGCCTGAGCTTC AAAAAAACGCTGTTCGCCCTTGAGCAGGCACGCGCCGATATTGCCCGCAGGCGTCAGCGATGGCGATCCTGGCAGACCGGCCTCGATCCGCAGTGCCTGGTCTTCATCGATGAGACCTGGATCAAGACCAACATGGCTCCGCTGCGCGGTTGGGGGCCGAAGGGCAAGCGGCTGCGCGGCCTGGCTCCGCACGGCCACTGGCGCACGCTGACCTTCCTCGGCGCGCTGCGCTGGGATCGGCTCACAGCGCCTTGCGTCTTCGACGGCCCGATCAACGGCCAATGCTTCCGGGCCTATGTCGAGCAGCTCATCACGGTGCTGAAGCCCGGCGATATTGTCGTCATGGATAATCTGGGAAGTCATAAGTCGGCGGCCATCAGGCAGATGATCAAAGCTGCCGGCGCCAGGCTTTGGTACCTGCCGCCCTATTCCCCGGACCTCAATCCGATCGAGCAGGCCTTCGCCAAGATCAAACACTGGATGCGCCAAGCTCAGAAACGTACAATCGAGGACACTTGGCGCCACATCGGCCACCTCGTCGAAACAATCGAGGCAGCCGAATGCAGGAACTACTTCGAAAACGCAGGCTACGCTTCCGTCAAGATATGA
- a CDS encoding ABC transporter permease yields the protein MRKLPFRLVLGLTLLVIITLIAVFAPLIAPLHSTATTVNVLGPPSAENILGTDQLGRDVLSRVIYGTRVSLQVGASAATVAVLIGAPIGLIAGFFRGWIDFVLVQIIDIFIALPGLVLALIITAMLGPSVVNLAVTLGVVTAPTVARLVRGQVFVVREMVFVEAARATGASSFWIIRHHIMPNTMRVVWAQFAINVAFAIFTSASLSFLGLGVPPPAPDWGGMVRDGSMFLPILPLLSLGPGAAVALTVFTFYLVGSSMNEAASRNDR from the coding sequence ATGAGAAAACTTCCATTCCGATTGGTCCTTGGCCTGACGCTTCTGGTGATCATCACTTTGATCGCGGTGTTCGCGCCCTTGATCGCGCCCCTGCACTCGACCGCCACGACGGTAAACGTCCTCGGCCCGCCTTCGGCTGAAAACATCCTTGGCACGGATCAACTTGGCCGGGACGTGCTGTCGCGCGTCATCTACGGAACAAGGGTTTCACTGCAGGTGGGCGCTTCGGCGGCCACAGTGGCTGTGCTGATCGGCGCCCCCATTGGCCTGATCGCCGGATTTTTCCGTGGCTGGATCGATTTTGTCCTCGTCCAGATCATCGACATTTTCATCGCCTTGCCGGGGCTCGTTCTCGCATTGATCATCACCGCGATGCTCGGGCCATCGGTGGTCAACCTGGCGGTCACGCTGGGTGTCGTCACCGCGCCGACGGTCGCCCGGCTGGTTCGCGGTCAGGTCTTCGTCGTCCGGGAAATGGTCTTCGTGGAAGCTGCGCGCGCCACGGGCGCAAGCTCTTTCTGGATCATCCGCCATCATATCATGCCAAACACGATGCGCGTGGTGTGGGCGCAGTTCGCAATCAATGTGGCCTTCGCGATCTTCACCTCCGCAAGCCTCAGCTTCCTGGGGCTGGGCGTTCCTCCGCCGGCTCCGGACTGGGGCGGCATGGTACGCGACGGTTCGATGTTCCTGCCGATCCTGCCGCTGCTCAGCCTGGGGCCGGGCGCTGCCGTCGCCCTTACAGTTTTCACATTTTATCTTGTCGGGTCGAGCATGAACGAGGCCGCGTCCCGCAATGATCGCTGA
- a CDS encoding ABC transporter substrate-binding protein has translation MAAVSGFAIVASLPAVALAQDTQPVTGGTLNVGFISDVRTLDPLQSSQWTERQILFLIFDTLLETEADFSLKPALAKSWEFSDDGKRVVLKLQEGVKFHDGTPFNAEAVKWNLDARLDPKGNSSQLKLLEGVKNVEVLDEFTVAIDMKEPYPPLLALFADRAGLMASPAAAKKYGSDVGSNPVGTGPFVFGEWVRGSRIALTKNDSYWQKGMPYLDGITFHDIPTNVVGIQRMAIGELDFISQLDPLDTRLSKASPDIELVPSKGGVWYSYQWRWDAEPYNKPELRQAIAHGLNRDRINQIIWAGQGKISDSFTPDGLWWTPTDLVHYEYDPEKASKIVADSGLKGTTIKLAAPSGDTLRRFAELAKEDLDAIGLNIELEPVPQSDYYAKAVSGEIRFTPMRWTQRADPDGLIHYLFSSKGTANSTGYKNDQVDKWIDEARVISDQARRKELYEKIQRQISADLPYMPVGFSVEFNAMRNTVKGFAPMPDEIPRFRYVWKTQA, from the coding sequence ATGGCCGCCGTCAGCGGCTTCGCAATCGTGGCCTCTTTGCCGGCGGTAGCGCTGGCTCAAGATACCCAGCCGGTCACCGGCGGCACGCTCAACGTCGGCTTCATCAGCGACGTCCGCACGCTCGACCCGCTTCAGTCGTCGCAATGGACCGAGCGGCAGATCCTTTTCCTGATATTCGATACGCTTCTCGAGACCGAGGCGGACTTCTCCCTGAAGCCTGCCCTGGCGAAAAGCTGGGAGTTTTCGGACGACGGCAAGCGCGTGGTCCTGAAGCTGCAGGAAGGCGTGAAGTTCCATGACGGCACACCGTTCAACGCCGAGGCCGTGAAATGGAACCTTGATGCACGTCTCGATCCGAAAGGCAACTCATCGCAGCTCAAGTTGCTGGAAGGCGTCAAGAATGTCGAAGTGCTGGACGAATTCACCGTCGCCATCGACATGAAGGAACCTTATCCGCCGCTGCTGGCGCTGTTTGCCGACCGCGCAGGGCTGATGGCTTCGCCAGCTGCGGCCAAGAAATACGGCAGCGACGTCGGTTCCAATCCTGTCGGGACCGGTCCGTTCGTTTTCGGCGAATGGGTCCGCGGGTCGCGCATCGCGCTCACCAAGAACGACAGCTATTGGCAGAAGGGAATGCCATATCTCGACGGCATTACCTTCCATGACATTCCGACGAACGTCGTCGGCATTCAGCGCATGGCCATCGGTGAACTGGATTTCATAAGCCAGCTTGATCCGTTGGATACGCGCCTTTCCAAGGCCAGCCCGGACATCGAGCTTGTGCCGTCGAAGGGTGGCGTCTGGTATTCCTACCAGTGGCGGTGGGACGCCGAGCCATATAACAAGCCGGAACTGCGCCAGGCCATCGCGCATGGCCTCAACCGCGACCGCATCAACCAGATCATATGGGCGGGGCAAGGCAAGATTTCCGACAGCTTCACGCCAGACGGCCTGTGGTGGACCCCAACCGATCTGGTGCACTACGAATACGATCCGGAAAAGGCGAGCAAGATCGTGGCTGATTCCGGCCTGAAGGGCACCACCATCAAGCTTGCGGCGCCAAGCGGCGATACGCTGCGACGCTTTGCCGAACTTGCCAAGGAAGACCTCGACGCGATCGGCCTCAACATTGAGCTCGAGCCGGTCCCCCAAAGCGACTACTACGCAAAGGCGGTCTCAGGCGAGATACGCTTCACGCCGATGCGCTGGACGCAACGGGCGGATCCCGACGGCCTGATCCACTATCTCTTCTCCAGCAAAGGCACCGCGAACTCCACGGGGTACAAGAATGACCAAGTGGACAAATGGATCGATGAAGCGCGGGTAATTTCCGATCAGGCGCGCCGCAAGGAATTGTACGAAAAGATCCAGCGTCAGATTTCTGCCGATCTGCCTTACATGCCCGTCGGGTTCAGCGTCGAATTCAACGCCATGCGCAACACCGTCAAAGGGTTCGCTCCGATGCCGGACGAGATCCCGCGGTTCCGTTACGTCTGGAAAACGCAGGCCTGA
- a CDS encoding amino acid synthesis family protein translates to MTGVLIRKVVDFVEDTLIEGGRVAPVPLRMAACAAVIRNPWAGSAFVEDLQPHIMEHAKALTDALVPRLVAIMGGPDRIEAFGKCAVAGTDGEVEHAAGLIHTLHFGNVFRIAAGGDSFLPFTNKRAGAGTALTVPLTHKDAEKKGSRAHFLTVEFTITDAPAHDEIVIALGAASGGRPHHRIGDRFNDMRIMGVDQAGRPLPAESK, encoded by the coding sequence ATGACTGGGGTCCTGATCCGCAAGGTCGTCGATTTCGTCGAGGACACGCTTATCGAAGGGGGGCGCGTCGCGCCTGTTCCGCTTCGCATGGCCGCCTGCGCGGCGGTAATCCGCAATCCTTGGGCAGGATCGGCATTCGTCGAGGACCTGCAGCCGCACATCATGGAGCACGCCAAGGCGCTCACGGATGCCCTCGTGCCTCGCCTGGTGGCGATCATGGGCGGCCCGGACCGGATAGAAGCGTTTGGAAAGTGCGCGGTGGCCGGGACGGATGGCGAAGTCGAACACGCGGCCGGCCTGATCCACACGCTGCATTTCGGCAATGTCTTCCGCATCGCCGCCGGCGGCGATTCCTTTCTCCCGTTTACGAACAAGCGTGCCGGCGCCGGCACCGCGCTCACCGTTCCCTTGACCCACAAGGACGCCGAGAAGAAGGGAAGCCGCGCTCATTTTCTGACCGTGGAATTCACCATTACCGACGCACCTGCGCATGACGAGATCGTCATCGCCTTGGGCGCCGCGAGCGGCGGGCGTCCGCACCATCGCATCGGCGATCGGTTCAACGACATGCGGATCATGGGAGTCGATCAGGCCGGCCGGCCGCTGCCAGCCGAGAGCAAATAA
- a CDS encoding alpha/beta fold hydrolase has translation MRTKDDLIAYERSGKGHPLVLVHGVGANLQSWDDVSSELEGSFDIIRSDLRGHGQSAHIDSEYSVEKFAADIVRVMDDAGVRKAHLVGFSLGGLIAQELACSYPDRFERVVLLSAVAGRTPAEREKVVARLQMIRDGGMDAVVGAAHDRWFTKEFAERHPDVIERRIAELKAVHVPSYLEAYRVFGLTELVDRLSEIRQPTLVMTGEFDQGSNVRMAETMHRLIPDSELRILAGLKHSVLVEASKLVSDHVREFLLRPR, from the coding sequence ATGCGCACCAAAGACGATCTCATCGCCTATGAGAGAAGCGGTAAGGGCCATCCTCTCGTGCTGGTGCACGGTGTCGGCGCCAATCTGCAAAGCTGGGACGACGTCAGCAGCGAACTGGAGGGCAGCTTCGACATTATTCGTTCCGACCTGCGCGGTCATGGTCAGTCCGCGCACATCGATTCGGAATATTCCGTCGAGAAGTTTGCCGCCGATATCGTTCGGGTGATGGACGATGCCGGCGTGCGCAAAGCCCATCTGGTCGGCTTTTCATTGGGGGGCTTGATCGCGCAAGAACTGGCCTGCTCCTATCCGGACCGGTTTGAGCGCGTCGTGCTTCTTTCCGCAGTTGCGGGGCGCACCCCCGCCGAACGTGAGAAGGTTGTGGCGCGCCTGCAGATGATCCGCGACGGCGGTATGGACGCAGTCGTTGGTGCTGCGCACGACCGCTGGTTCACCAAGGAATTCGCCGAGCGCCATCCCGATGTGATCGAACGGCGAATTGCCGAGCTCAAGGCTGTCCACGTGCCGTCTTACCTGGAGGCGTATCGGGTGTTCGGCCTTACCGAACTGGTGGATCGGCTTTCCGAGATCAGGCAGCCAACGCTGGTGATGACGGGCGAATTCGATCAGGGGTCGAATGTCCGGATGGCCGAGACGATGCACCGGCTGATCCCCGATTCGGAATTACGCATTCTGGCCGGCCTGAAGCACAGCGTCCTGGTCGAGGCATCCAAGCTGGTGTCCGACCATGTCCGCGAGTTCCTTTTGCGTCCACGCTGA
- a CDS encoding GntR family transcriptional regulator has translation MHEWTDWSIADSPTLREQTVVTLREALFNEVFKPGDKLVERKLAEQTGVSRTSIREALSQLESEGLVTRVAGKGMFVTRLSEREVRQIYEARAILESAMARLFVERANQEQMDELARRISEAGETDTSELARQHAEKLDAVWDIIMQGAGNDITRQMTFLLHGRVTYLRTVTTRVASAERRRNTMALLHGIFDALRARDADLAEKLTRGYVERSAAFALSLLRDSGQNAKSSSRKQRIDT, from the coding sequence ATGCATGAATGGACGGACTGGTCGATTGCGGATTCGCCGACATTGCGCGAGCAGACCGTTGTCACGCTGCGCGAGGCGTTGTTCAACGAAGTGTTCAAGCCGGGTGACAAGCTGGTGGAACGGAAGCTCGCCGAGCAGACCGGCGTAAGCCGCACAAGCATTCGGGAAGCGCTGAGCCAGCTTGAGTCCGAAGGGCTTGTGACTCGGGTAGCCGGCAAGGGCATGTTCGTGACCCGCTTGTCGGAACGGGAAGTCCGGCAGATCTACGAGGCCCGCGCAATCCTGGAATCGGCCATGGCGCGCCTGTTTGTCGAACGGGCCAACCAGGAACAAATGGACGAATTGGCGCGGCGTATTTCGGAAGCAGGCGAAACCGACACCTCCGAGCTTGCCAGGCAGCATGCTGAGAAGCTCGACGCGGTGTGGGACATCATCATGCAAGGCGCAGGCAACGACATCACGAGGCAAATGACCTTTCTCCTGCATGGCCGCGTCACCTATCTGCGCACCGTCACCACCCGCGTCGCCTCGGCTGAACGGCGCAGGAATACGATGGCCTTGCTCCACGGCATTTTCGACGCGCTGCGCGCGCGCGATGCCGACCTCGCCGAAAAGCTCACGCGCGGGTATGTCGAAAGATCCGCGGCTTTCGCGCTGTCGCTGCTGCGGGACTCCGGGCAGAACGCCAAATCCTCATCACGCAAGCAACGGATCGACACATGA
- a CDS encoding carboxymuconolactone decarboxylase family protein has product MNETLFERGLERRKATLGNEYVENSLSKATEFSKGFQSFITEYCWGTAWGDDRLDARTRSMLNIVMIAALNRMHEWELHFRGALRNGVTRDELDALITHLTIYCGVPVGVECHRIANRVLAELAAGGVEK; this is encoded by the coding sequence ATGAACGAGACGCTATTTGAGCGTGGGCTGGAGCGGCGCAAGGCGACGCTCGGCAACGAATATGTTGAAAATTCGCTGAGCAAGGCAACCGAGTTTTCCAAGGGCTTTCAGTCATTTATCACAGAATATTGCTGGGGAACGGCCTGGGGCGACGACAGGCTGGATGCCAGGACCCGCAGCATGCTGAACATCGTCATGATTGCCGCGCTCAACCGCATGCATGAGTGGGAACTGCATTTTCGCGGCGCCCTTCGCAACGGAGTCACTCGTGACGAGCTGGACGCGTTGATAACCCATCTCACGATCTATTGCGGCGTTCCTGTCGGCGTCGAATGCCATCGCATCGCCAACCGCGTGCTTGCCGAACTCGCAGCCGGCGGAGTGGAAAAATGA
- a CDS encoding ABC transporter permease, giving the protein MLALVLSRIAIMVPNVIVLTFLLFTSVTSFLGTPAAIMLGENASPQSIAELNAKLGFDQPILSRYWNWISAALSGDLGRSYSTQQPVAQMIADALPLTLELASWAILIAFLGATLINSATFMKKLVDRLTAAVSIVGITVPNFFLGLLLIYLFSVQLRWLPTTGWSPWSRGAGQHLIHMILPVITLTTFYFSSFTLVYKAEYQSVKGSLYIQAARSKGLSEARISYRHILPNSILPLITYAGLSLGQLVGGAVVTETVFSMPGMGRLLVEAISSRDFPVMLSVGMVIIVGVMILNLVADVTYSLVNPLVRTSA; this is encoded by the coding sequence ATGCTTGCGCTTGTACTTTCCCGCATAGCGATCATGGTTCCGAACGTTATCGTTCTGACGTTTCTGCTGTTCACGTCGGTGACGTCCTTTCTGGGGACGCCGGCGGCGATCATGCTGGGGGAGAACGCATCCCCTCAATCGATCGCCGAACTCAACGCGAAGCTAGGCTTCGACCAGCCCATCCTGTCGCGTTACTGGAACTGGATCAGCGCCGCATTGTCGGGCGACTTGGGCCGGTCTTATTCCACCCAACAGCCTGTCGCGCAAATGATCGCGGATGCCCTTCCTCTAACGCTTGAGCTGGCATCCTGGGCGATCCTCATCGCATTCCTGGGGGCCACGCTGATCAATTCGGCGACGTTCATGAAAAAGCTGGTGGACCGGCTCACCGCCGCCGTCAGCATCGTCGGCATCACCGTGCCCAATTTCTTTCTCGGACTGCTGCTGATCTACCTTTTTTCGGTTCAGCTCCGCTGGCTGCCGACGACCGGATGGTCGCCGTGGTCACGGGGTGCCGGGCAGCATCTCATCCACATGATCCTGCCCGTCATCACGCTTACGACCTTTTATTTTAGCTCCTTCACGCTCGTCTACAAAGCCGAATACCAGTCGGTGAAAGGCAGCCTCTACATCCAGGCCGCGCGTTCGAAGGGGCTGTCCGAGGCGCGCATTTCCTACCGGCACATTCTGCCCAACAGCATATTGCCCTTGATCACCTATGCCGGTCTTTCGCTTGGACAACTGGTTGGCGGCGCGGTCGTCACCGAAACCGTCTTTTCGATGCCGGGCATGGGCCGGCTTCTGGTGGAAGCGATCTCGTCCCGGGATTTTCCTGTCATGCTGTCGGTTGGAATGGTGATCATCGTCGGCGTGATGATCCTCAACCTTGTGGCGGACGTGACCTACAGCCTCGTCAATCCGCTCGTGCGAACATCGGCTTAG
- a CDS encoding aldo/keto reductase — MNYVRLGKSNLKVSRLCLGAMGFGSAGWRAWVLDEKASAPIVARALDHGINFFDTCDFYSAGESERILGQILVLKQPRDSFVIATKAGNPMAAHCNGRGYSRKHLFKAIDDSLVRLGTDHVDLFQTHIWDKDTDLDELVDAMADIVRAGKALYVGVTTMPGWTLAKCRAAASARDLPAFISMQCEYNPAHRECERELLAYCRHDDVALIPFSPIARGFLAADRRNPGQQTARTKSDDYTQRYYHRDGDHAVREAVAAVAADIGKTPAQVALAWTLARPGITAPIFGATSTDHVDEAVAALDIVLTPEHIDRIDGAYEPRPLNASGH, encoded by the coding sequence ATGAACTATGTCAGGCTCGGCAAGAGCAATCTGAAGGTATCCCGGCTATGCCTCGGCGCGATGGGATTCGGATCCGCGGGATGGCGGGCCTGGGTGCTCGATGAGAAGGCGTCGGCGCCGATCGTTGCGCGCGCCCTCGACCACGGCATCAACTTCTTCGACACCTGCGACTTCTATTCGGCTGGCGAGAGTGAACGCATTCTCGGCCAGATACTCGTTCTCAAGCAGCCGCGCGACAGCTTCGTCATCGCCACCAAGGCGGGAAACCCGATGGCCGCGCATTGCAACGGCCGCGGCTACTCCAGAAAGCACCTGTTCAAGGCAATCGACGATTCGTTGGTCCGCCTTGGAACCGATCACGTGGACCTCTTCCAGACGCATATCTGGGACAAGGACACCGACCTCGACGAACTGGTCGATGCCATGGCGGATATCGTGCGCGCCGGAAAGGCGCTCTATGTAGGCGTCACGACGATGCCCGGCTGGACACTCGCAAAATGCCGTGCGGCTGCCAGCGCACGCGACCTTCCGGCATTCATCTCGATGCAATGCGAATACAATCCCGCTCACCGGGAGTGCGAGCGGGAACTGCTTGCCTACTGCCGCCACGATGATGTTGCCCTGATACCGTTCAGCCCGATCGCGCGCGGCTTCCTTGCCGCGGACCGCCGCAATCCCGGCCAGCAGACGGCGCGCACGAAAAGCGACGACTATACGCAGAGATATTACCACCGCGACGGCGACCACGCCGTACGCGAAGCCGTCGCTGCCGTTGCCGCCGACATCGGAAAGACACCGGCGCAGGTGGCTCTCGCCTGGACATTGGCGCGCCCCGGCATTACCGCGCCCATCTTCGGAGCGACCTCGACAGACCATGTCGACGAGGCAGTCGCGGCATTGGACATAGTGCTTACGCCCGAACATATCGACCGCATCGACGGGGCCTACGAGCCACGGCCGCTGAACGCCTCAGGCCACTGA